In Deinococcus maricopensis DSM 21211, the sequence CGGCGGTGCTTTCCATCTTGATGATGATGCGAGGACCATCCTTCGCCATGTTGCTCACTCCTTTCGTCAGGCGCCCGCGGGGGCCGTCCCTGACTCCCAGTGTCCGCCTGCGCGGTGCCCATTTCGAGCTTCACTGGTGAAAAGCCTGCCCTACGGCAGGCAACATTCCAAAGTATACGGGCGAAGCGTTCCGCTGTCCACCCACGCTTCCCCAATGACGGGGAGGCCGTGGAATTCCCCACGGCCTCCCCGTCCGCCGAGATTACTCGACGATCTTGGTGACGACGCCGGCGCCGACGGTACGGCCGCCTTCGCGGATGGCGAAGCGGAGGCCTTCTTCCATGGCGATGGGCTTGATCAGGTCCACGGTGAAGCTGATGTTGTCACCGGGCATGACCATTTCGACGCCTTCGGGCAGTTCCACGATGCCGGTCACGTCCGTGGTGCGGAAGTAGAACTGCGGGCGGTAGCCGCCGAAGAACGCGCTGTGACGGCCACCCTCGTCCTTGCTGAGGATGTACACGCTGGCTTCGAACTTGGTGTGGGGCTTGATGGTGCCGGGTTTGGCGAGCACCTGGCCGCGTTCCACGTCGTCACGCGCCACGCCGCGCAGCAGCAGGCCGACGTTGTCGCCCGCCATGCCCTGGTCGAGGAGCTTGCGGTGCATTTCGATGCCGGTGACGGTGGTCTTGCGGGTGTCGCGCAGGCCGACGATTTCGACTTCGTCCTGGACCTTGATGACGCCACGTTCGACGCGGCCGGTGGCGACGGTGCCACGACCGGTGATGGTGAAGACGTCTTCGACGGGCATCAGGAAGGTCTTGTCGGTGTCGCGCTCGGGGGTGGGGATGTAGCTGTCGACGGCGTCGAGCAGTTCCCAGATCTTGTCAACCCACTGGTTTTCGCCGCGGGCGGTCTTGGGGTTGCCCTGGAGCGCTTCGAGGGCCTGGAGGGCGCTG encodes:
- the tuf gene encoding elongation factor Tu codes for the protein MAKGTFERTKPHVNVGTIGHVDHGKTTLTAAITFTAAASDPTVEKLAYDQIDKAPEEKARGITINTAHVEYNTPTRHYSHVDCPGHADYVKNMITGAAQMDGAILVVSSADGPMPQTREHILLARQVGVPYIVVFMNKVDMVDDEELLELVEMEIRELLSRYEFPGDDLPVIKGSALQALEALQGNPKTARGENQWVDKIWELLDAVDSYIPTPERDTDKTFLMPVEDVFTITGRGTVATGRVERGVIKVQDEVEIVGLRDTRKTTVTGIEMHRKLLDQGMAGDNVGLLLRGVARDDVERGQVLAKPGTIKPHTKFEASVYILSKDEGGRHSAFFGGYRPQFYFRTTDVTGIVELPEGVEMVMPGDNISFTVDLIKPIAMEEGLRFAIREGGRTVGAGVVTKIVE